A single Scleropages formosus chromosome 4, fSclFor1.1, whole genome shotgun sequence DNA region contains:
- the LOC108932739 gene encoding protein eyes shut homolog: MRQQDFSQAAAKLAEKKADSTSAFAQRSIQPNKRCGDCKGRCLAAREPPRSVALSDPFFNGSRSSWMSFPPVGVRRRTDVKMEFKTLSPEGILFYVAQHLSPRAGDFFSVSLSAGFLQLRYNLGDRTVTLRSEERVDRNGGAWHAVRAGRAGRRGYLALDGKEAEADFEEGMTALDVGTHIFVGGVPALDAVSRGAVENEPAGFSGCIREVVVNGRELELTEKGALGGADVEDCDGTACGHRVCRNGGRCDPVGTEAFRCACPPLWSGPTCERSVYCLNNRCQHGASCIPNVTAASYTCACSLGWEGRHCEMMSATMAASFAGSSYLRYVDPQYHLRNLTYTEVSFNFTSSSSDGLILWMGKAEDDDDDYLAVGLQDTHLKIGINLGERISVPFVLRSTRACCDQWKSVSVIHNRTVIQVFLDGDRVLFEDVDPYETYVAMNYGGVCYLGGFESHRQTWEVTHGLFSKGFVGQVRDLNIYGEKVYG, from the exons ATGCGTCAGCAGGACTTTTCACAGGCAGCTGCCAagcttgcagaaaaaaaagcagactcCACTAGCGCCTTCGCCCAGCGCAGCATTCAGCCAAACAAACGCTGCGGAGACTGTAAAGGGAGATGCCTCGCTGCCCGGGAACCCCCCCgga GCGTGGCGCTAAGCGACCCGTTCTTTAACGGCAGCCGCTCTTCGTGGATGTCCTTCCCGCCCGTGGGCGTCAGGCGCAGGACGGATGTGAAGATGGAGTTTAAGACTTTGTCACCGGAAGGCATCCTGTTCTACGTAGCGCAGCATCTCAGCCCTCGAGCAG GTGACTTCTTCAGCGTGTCGCTGAGCGCCGGGTTCCTGCAGCTGCGCTACAACCTGGGCGACAGAACCGTGACGCTGCGTTCGGAGGAGCGGGTGGACAGAAACGGCGGCGCCTGGCACGCGGTGCGAGCGGGCAGAGCCGGACGCCGAGGATACCTAGCGCTCGATGGGAAAGAGGCGGAGGCCGATTTTGAGGAGGGAATGACGGCACTCGATGTCGGAACGCACATCTTTGTGGGGGGCGTTCCCGCTCTGGATGCTGTCTCCAGAGGCGCCGTGGAGAACGAGCCCGCAGGATTCAGCGGGTGCATCCGCGAGGTCGTAGTGAACGGCCGCGAACTGGAGCTGACCGAGAAAGGGGCGTTGGGCGGCGCCGACGTCGAGGACTGCGACGGCACAGCGTGCGGCCACAGGGTGTGCAGGAACGGCGGCCGATGCGACCCTGTGGGCACCGAGGCCTTCAGATGCGCTTGTCCTCCTCTCTGGAGCGGCCCCACATGCGAACGGTCGGTGTACTGCCTGAACAACCGTTGTCAGCACGGCGCCTCGTGTATTCCTAACGTCACCGCGGCGTCGTACACATGCGCGTGCTCTTTGGGATGGGAAGGGAGGCACTGTGAGATGATGAGCGCCACGATGGCTGCTAGCTTTGCAGGAAGTTCATATCTGAGATACGTAGACCCTCAGTATCATCTAAGGAACCTGACCTACACCGAGGTTTCCTTTAATTTCACCAGCAGTTCGAGCGACGGGCTGATTCTGTGGATGGGGAAGGCGGAAGATGACGACGACGACTATCTAGCAGTGGGTCTTCAAGACACCCATCTGAAAATTGGCATCAATCTTGGGGAAAGGATTTCGGTCCCTTTTGTCCTGAGAAGCACTAGAGCGTGTTGTGATCAATGGAAGAGCGTGTCGGTCATTCACAACAGGACGGTCATACAAGTGTTCCTCGATGGGGACAGGGTGCTCTTTGAGGACGTGGACCCTTACGAGACTTATGTCGCCATGAATTACGGCGGTGTGTGTTACCTGGGGGGTTTCGAATCGCACAGGCAGACATGGGAAGTAACACACGGCTTGTTCTCCAAGGGTTTTGTAGGACAAGTGAGAGACTTGAACATCTATGGGGAGAAAGTGTACGGTTAA